In Mytilus edulis chromosome 7, xbMytEdul2.2, whole genome shotgun sequence, a single genomic region encodes these proteins:
- the LOC139483417 gene encoding uncharacterized protein translates to MSISFDNCGICNLRHIWKLSVNWCSDCDEGLCQDCSGHHSLSKLSRNHSVVPIAENKKLPSFVENIKLHCDEHDEKYLLFCKEHNECVCRKCVITEKHGECKEMIPIEDVIKNSKTSAAFTEIESSLHELKANFGLILENRQKNLCSFSASKNLIESEISAIRKQINHHLDLVQDNVKAELNKAVENSTKKIQIVIASLKKHQIEIEKCIEDLENIKKHATDMQTFLGTAQLDIKLRKQEKDLQDLVDGGTLAHTVVSSQLNPLLQNIHKHMTSFGKIIIDVIPFQLSLRRSKQSQAQMMKVMGKPKCSVENITLELKIKFKTKAFNVSGCCILPSGKLVVSNNCPSHLTLFSPDGKINRKINCDLPYIYDVACVDDTTVAVVSMTMENIELIDMESGKTFTIVRTYSPCCGLTYKNNHFIVSPQKGQIQEIRIDDTKTYGIGSSMSSLHLAALGNKLYSRKRDTNTIVCHNKNGDVLWTYTDTSVLNVPRGITVDEYGNIFVVGNKSKNVVAISSHGRGHKILLSEKDLCGSPWALCYSNN, encoded by the coding sequence ATGAGTATTTCTTTTGATAACTGTGGCATTTGTAATTTGAGACATATTTGGAAGCTTTCTGTTAATTGGTGCTCTGATTGCGACGAGGGACTATGTCAAGACTGTTCAGGACATCACAGTTTATCTAAGTTATCACGAAACCACAGCGTTGTTCCTATTGCTGAGAATAAAAAGTTACCATCTTTTGTTGAAAACATTAAACTGCACTGTGATGAGCACGAtgagaaatatttattgttttgcaAAGAGCATAATGAATGTGTGTGTCGAAAATGTGTCATTACAGAGAAGCACGGTGAATGTAAAGAAATGATCCCAATTGAAGATGTGATTAAAAATTCCAAAACTTCTGCAGCATTTACAGAAATTGAGTCATCACTTCACGAACTGAAAGCAAACTTTGGTTTAATTCTGGAAAACAGACAAAAGAATTTATGTTCATTTTCAGCCTCGAAAAATTTAATCGAATCCGAGATATCAGCGATTCGGAAGCAGATAAATCACCATCTCGACTTAGTTCAAGACAATGTTAAAGCTGAACTAAACAAAGCTGTGGAAAATTCGACCAAAAAAATACAGATTGTCATTGCATCTCTGAAGAAACACCAAATAGAAATCGAGAAGTGCATAGAAGATTTAGAAAACATCAAGAAGCATGCGACAGATATGCAAACATTTTTGGGAACTGCGCAATTAGACATCAAACTTCGAAAACAAGAAAAAGACCTGCAGGATTTGGTTGATGGTGGTACTTTGGCTCATACTGTAGTTTCTTCCCAGTTGAACCCGttattacaaaatatacataaacaCATGACTTCGTTTGGAAAAATCATCATAGATGTAATACCATTTCAACTATCACTACGAAGAAGCAAGCAAAGTCAGGCTCAAATGATGAAAGTAATGGGAAAACCAAAATGTTCCGTTGAAAATATAACTCTggagttaaaaataaaatttaaaacaaaagcatTCAATGTGTCAGGATGTTGTATTTTACCTTCCGGAAAACTTGTAGTTTCAAACAACTGTCCTTCGCATTTGACATTATTTTCACCTGATGGGAAGATAAATCGAAAAATTAACTGCGATTTACCATATATTTATGATGTTGCATGCGTCGACGATACAACTGTAGCCGTTGTATCAATGACTATGGAGAATATCGAACTAATAGATATGGAATCaggtaaaacatttacaattgtTCGCACTTATTCCCCTTGTTGCGGCTTAACgtataaaaataatcattttatagTTAGTCCCCAAAAAGGACAGATACAGGAAATCAGAATAGACGATACAAAAACATATGGTATTGGCAGTTCTATGAGTTCATTGCATTTGGCTGCATTAGGCAATAAACTTTATTCTAGAAAGAGGGACACGAATACCATCGTCTGTCATAATAAAAACGGTGACGTTCTGTGGACATACACAGACACGTCGGTTCTGAATGTACCCAGAGGTATCACAGTTGAtgaatatggaaatatttttgttgttgggaaCAAATCGAAAAACGTTGTGGCTATATCATCTCATGGTAGAGGACACAAAATACTCCTTTCTGAGAAAGACTTGTGTGGTTCTCCATGGGCACTTTGCTATAGTAACAATTAA